The Sesamum indicum cultivar Zhongzhi No. 13 linkage group LG6, S_indicum_v1.0, whole genome shotgun sequence genomic interval AGCACATAATTCCCTGCATTTCTCGGTTCAAGCTCAAAGAGCCTTCTGCTTGCCCTCTCTGCAAGTTCAACATTACAGTGAATTCTGCATGATCCAAGAAGAGAACCCCAAACCTCGGGTCCTGGTTCATCCCGCATATCTGCAATGATCTTAGCCGCTTCATACAATCTATTTGCTCGGCCAAGAAGATCTACCATACAAGCATAATGCTCCATGGTAGGGTAAATTCCGTATTCTGTCACCAtagaatcaaataatatttttccttcatCAACCAGACCTGAATGACTACAAGCTCCCAAAACACTAACAAATGATATCGGACTAGGTGAAATGCCTAGCTGCACCATCTCTTGAAAAACAGCAAGAGCTTTTGATCCTAAGCCATGAATCCCGTAACTTGAAATCAAGGAATTCCAAGAAACAATATCCCTCTTATCCATCTGATTGAAAACATTTTTCCCTAAGTCAAGATCACCACATCTAGCATACATTGTTACAAGGGTACTCATAACTGGTAAAATTGAATCAAGGCCTTTCCTAAGTATGTAGCCATGTATCAACTTCCCCTGGTCCAGTGCAGACACTGCAGCACAAGCTTGAAGCACACTGACCATGGTGACTGAGTTGGGCAACATATCCCCACTCTCAAGCATCATCTCACGGAACAGCCGTAATGCTTCAAAAGGCCTATCATTCTTTGCGAAACATGCAATTAGTGCACTCCAAGAAACCAGATTCTTCACTGGCATGGAAGAGAAGACAAGATTAGCATTCTCCACACATCCAAATTTCGCATACATATCAACCAAAGTAGTCATAATATGGACTTGGCTTTCATAACCATGTCGTAAAACATGCGCGTGAATTTCCTTCCCCGCCCAAAGAGAAGAAAGTCCAGAATCCGAAACGACACATGCCTTAAGAACATACGTGTAAGTGAACCTATCAGAACGCATCCCAATCCGGTTCATTCTCCTGTACAAATTCAGAACCTCTTCTCCCAAACCCGATAGAGACAGAGCACGGAAAATTGCATTCCAGACATATATGGTTCTGTGTGTAGTTTTATCGAACACCTGGCGAGCGTGTTCAATGGAATCGAGTTCAGAGTACAGAGTAATGAGCTTTGTCGCCAAAAAGGGGTCCTGATCAAACCCATTATCAATAAGGCTCCTGTGGACAGTAAGCGCATCCGCTAAACTCTTCTCACGGACACAAGACTGTAACAAAAGCTCATAAGTATATTGGGTGGGATTCTGCTCGTGCGATAGCAAGTGGATAGCTTGTTTCAATTGACCCTTTCTGCAGAGAGATTGGATTGAATGGTTCTTATTGGTGGTGGGAGAGGAGATTGTAAGCGTCACAGAAGAGGCAGGCGAAGGGCGGAAAGCGGCTGTGATGCAGTGGCGCTGGTGGTGGAAGAGTGCTGGAAGGATAGTGGGCTGGAGAGTTTGAGGAGTCTGAAATTGGAACATTCGGATTCACTTGGTATTATCTTTCCTCGCTTCAGAATTGTACAATAACTGCGTTGATTTGCTGCCCTCGGCAATAAATACTCAGATTGTTTGCTAATTTGCAGACTGTACTCGTGAACTAGCTCAGGCTCACCGCCACAGACTTCAGTAGTTCACTAGAAAAATGGCAAACTAGGTACTCTCACACCGCCACCAACGTTACACTCTAACCACCGCctcatctaaaattttaattttcctctTCCATTTagatttgttgtaattatacgtaaattttttataatttgagaaattaaatcTAGTAcctctaaaaattattttcgtctgacaaataaatccatcaattagtcaaaatttttcaaatttgttgatattaataaaaaaactatatttatcctcgattgacttattaccgACTTAtagcaagtcaaataaatttttttatgatcaaattatcctggTACGTCTTCGCGCATTAATTCATGTAtagaggtatattttcactcttataaagatagtttaatccgaaaaaattatttgcttggcaataagtcaattaaatggagagtaaatatcaacttttatttaattttttgttaatatcaacaaattcaatgaacttTGACCAACGGGTGGACTTTATTGaatagaagcaaacctcagaggtgttaggtataatttttcaaatcacaggaattacgtgtaattacaccaaattttaggggAAGGGCctgtaattatattagaaataagGAACTTCACACACACTCTTATTTGACTTGcctattttataatagtttatttaaaagtttaaattatttaatataatcacacataaatttagtttaaaaaattacatttaatactcATAATGTACATTTCTATCtagtaaataaattctatCGTTAGTCAAGATTTATCATATTTGTagatactaaaaaaaataaataaaaattatatttaccttcgATCAACTTATTAACCAGAcaatgcaaatattttttaatcaaactgTTGTCCTACGTTCGGACATACTAATATGCATGAGTATATAATAGCTTGGTGCCAGAACTAGTAggtttttcaatcaatttagGTTAGATTTCAAAACAAGATAAAGGaggtaattatttttttattattaataaataaataaattatattaatatatggtATCAAAACacgaaataaaatttttatctttttttttttaaaaagcaaaCCACGACGTGGAGTCGTGATTTGAGGATTAGATCAAGATTCTTGAGGAAAAAGCCAGAAAGAAAATGGGCCATCAACAGATATTTTGATTCAAGCTCCTCTACAaccactacaagaaaattaatttctttttgccagaaaaaaaaaaaaaagttgttctAATTTTACTATATACAATGTTGGCTTGACAAAATTCTAAATATgcttagtaaataatataataaatatttagtttatttttaatgatagataatatatttttattaaataaaaatgctatgtagaaaaatttgataaaaacaaTTGTTAGTGACTTTGTGGTCAAAGAATAAATAgattagaatatttattaaacattacaaattgaaataatgttTGATAGAGTTTGAGTCTCCCAAACGCTTGTTGGGATAAGGACTCTTATGGGATAAACTCTATTTAAAATAGAGTCTGTAGTCTTCCAAATTATGTATTGAGATATGGGCCCCTCTTAGGGATAGGGTTATGTACACCTATAAATAGGGTATATggatatgatcaaattacaacACAGAGACATAAATGTGATACAAAATGAGCTGATCACAATACTCTCTCCAActcttgctctctctctctttttcacTCTATGTTATTCCTTGGAGCATCACCGTGGGCTCCTTGAATTTGAGGTGTGTAAATGAGTGGATTACTCTAGCAGTGATCCACCAAGACGAGTAAGGTATGTTCGTGGTGTGCACAAAATTTGAAGCAAGATCTGACTTGGAGTGGATCTTGAAAATGTTCGTGGAGTGACCTCGAATTAACGAAAAAGACGATGTGTTCATGATTCATAAAAGGCATGGACTTGTAGACGAGGTTGATTTGTATGCGTGGATCGACATACTTCCTCTACTTAGGATTAATTCGATCCAAAATTATGTGCCTATATGATTAACATCTGTGtgcacataattatttaattatatgggAGATTTATTTGtgagaaaatatatgaattatcggttattattttttaacagtGGTACCAGAGCCATTATGGTTTAGTCTCATTAGAATTGCctgattgatcaagaaaattttttatgctagattttttttttgcaagattttttttaaatatgaaagcatggaatttttcatttatttttcaccatATGTAAATCTTAATATGTAGATCATGTGgttaaaatttagtaaaattggATGAGTGGTTTGagagtaaaattaaaactctAGTTTTAAATCAATGTTCTTTGaccagaaaatcaaatttgatcctgtgattttcatcaaaatatttttatgctaTGTTATAGAGCATGAAAAGAGGTTCGAAATGGTGTGTGTATCATCGAAAACggtttcaaaataaatgagatgtgaaattttgaattttcgcCTGAAAACACGCATTCGTCGAAAAAGGCTGCCGGCACGAGCTACTGATTCAGCATTGATTCCCGTGCTAACCGTGCACTGACTGCACACCTCCACAGTCAGTATCTGCGTGGTGCCAAATTGGCGCCCAACCATGACCCAACTAAGGTTATGTTGATCGAGTGTTGACCGAGGGTTGACTGTGGTGCGTTGACTGAGGATTGACTGCGTGTGGATTGGGGGTTGATTGTGTTGACCACGAAAATATGTgcttttattaattgttacaTCAATTTAtgccattttaatttttcttgtaatattttgtaatcGCAATTTAtgtcatataatattttgtggttgcaatttcaattatgtttattatatatttcatttttcgtGATTGCAATTTATGCcactttttttattgcaatattttgtGATTGCAATTTATGcaagcatatatattttttgtgatgcAAATATGTTAGTGAATGCTCTCATTATATTAAAGCATGCccatataattactttttacaatattttgatCGCAATTATGCCAATATGTTCGTTCTATtacaatatctttttaattgcaatttgttCTAATGAGGCtctcattatatttatgcatgtcTTGATAGTTGTATAACAATGTCTTTATTACAATCTTTTTTGAGAATATATGCAATATAATTTCGTGATATATATAGACTTTAACATTTGGGTGCTCGTGTATTATGtgagtattttattatttgggtGCTCGTGTATTATTATTGTGGAGATAATTTGTGAAAATGGTGGTAATTATTGCGGTATcctcaatttttcttaattgataTAGTAGGCTctatatcaatgtaatttactttttttgagAGAATGTATTTCTTAGGCCAATATTTGGGAGGccatgtattatatttattacggCTATGCTTCGCTCTACCATAGGGCCAAATTCCCTCAACATGATGCACGAAATGTTAGTGTAGCCCATCTCGgataatttttactttgttttaTTCATATTGCATATTACATGCATatggcatttttttttatgtcataGTGTATTTTATTCATGAtcagtaaataatttaatatgattttactGAGTGGGAGATGATTACTAGCTGAAtacgaaattttcaatttccccgagtataaaaaaataataaattatttacttggaTTTGGAATAAAGTATAAAGATCAATACTATTGAGTTTTACGCAAAATCTAGAGATCTTAGATTTATTCACCATTTTATTTATGTCAGCTAATGGTGAACGTGGATAATTGCTTAACATTGTCGCGACTTAGACGCTGACAATTCATGATTGATCAagtaaaatttgcatttttttagttcaattgcaaattataaaatatgattagaGAAGTTGTTAagctttatttttatatgagtCCACTTAC includes:
- the LOC105163883 gene encoding pentatricopeptide repeat-containing protein At3g46790, chloroplastic is translated as MFQFQTPQTLQPTILPALFHHQRHCITAAFRPSPASSVTLTISSPTTNKNHSIQSLCRKGQLKQAIHLLSHEQNPTQYTYELLLQSCVREKSLADALTVHRSLIDNGFDQDPFLATKLITLYSELDSIEHARQVFDKTTHRTIYVWNAIFRALSLSGLGEEVLNLYRRMNRIGMRSDRFTYTYVLKACVVSDSGLSSLWAGKEIHAHVLRHGYESQVHIMTTLVDMYAKFGCVENANLVFSSMPVKNLVSWSALIACFAKNDRPFEALRLFREMMLESGDMLPNSVTMVSVLQACAAVSALDQGKLIHGYILRKGLDSILPVMSTLVTMYARCGDLDLGKNVFNQMDKRDIVSWNSLISSYGIHGLGSKALAVFQEMVQLGISPSPISFVSVLGACSHSGLVDEGKILFDSMVTEYGIYPTMEHYACMVDLLGRANRLYEAAKIIADMRDEPGPEVWGSLLGSCRIHCNVELAERASRRLFELEPRNAGNYVLLADIYAEAKMWDEVKRVKKLLEASGLQKVSGCSWIEVRRKIYLLKSVDELNPQIEQIHAFVENLSKEMMKKGYVPQTKDILYDLDSEEKERIVLGHSEKLAVAFGLINCSKGETIRITKNLRLCEDCHSFTKFISKFADREILVRDINRFHHFKDGECSCKDYW